The segment CCACCCGAGCGTCTTCCCTTCCCGCGCGCGTTCCCTCGTGCTCAGCGCTCGCGCGTGGCGAGGACGAGCCCCAAGCCGATCAACGCGGAGAGGGAGATCATCGCGAACGGCGCGACGTAGCTGCCGGAAACGTCCAGGAGCAGCCCCGCGACCCCGGGCGAGATCGCGCCGCCGATCAGGCTGATCGTGTTCATGAACGCGTACGCCATCCCCGCGAACCGCGTCGGGAGGATCTGCGCGGAGAACAGGTAGTACACCGTGAAGGGCATCTGGGCCAGGAGGCCTCCCGCGATGAGGAGCGGGATGGCCCCGAGGCCGAGGAAGGGCGCGGCCGCGCTCGTCGCGGCGAGGATGCCGAACGCGGCGAGCGGCACCCTGCGCTTGTCCCGCGAGAACCGGCCTTCCGCGAGGAAGCCCCCGACGGGCCGGGAGAGGATCCCGGCAGCCGGGATCGCCGAGGAGATGAGCCCGAGGACCACCGCGTCGTGCACGCCGTTCTTCCCGAGGAAGGTCGGGGACCAGCTCGAGTAGAAGATGTACGCCGCGTAGCTGCAGGCGAACACCGCCCCCAGCTTCCAGAGCTCGCGGTTCCGGAACGCCTGGAGGTAGTCGGCGAAGGCGAACGATTC is part of the Thermoplasmata archaeon genome and harbors:
- a CDS encoding MFS transporter, giving the protein ESFAFADYLQAFRNRELWKLGAVFACSYAAYIFYSSWSPTFLGKNGVHDAVVLGLISSAIPAAGILSRPVGGFLAEGRFSRDKRRVPLAAFGILAATSAAAPFLGLGAIPLLIAGGLLAQMPFTVYYLFSAQILPTRFAGMAYAFMNTISLIGGAISPGVAGLLLDVSGSYVAPFAMISLSALIGLGLVLATRER